One bacterium genomic region harbors:
- a CDS encoding PDZ domain-containing protein yields the protein MKRRSLALLAVVATLLLATSAWTFTQSGMGRVFHAVGDPYPRITHQVFAYVEGRYVDPERADPAKMTEGAFKALETSFPPVIIDRDSKTARVNVAGKVREIDISQATTMLGAAQSLNEVLDFVAGELQGSEKKDDVYYTAFNGAVSELDPHSNVINPKQFKDFMVGTQGSFGGIGFVFGLRDGQMSIINPIPNTPADRAGLKAGDRIIFIDGEPTINMPLDTAKWKMRGEPGTQVTLTLERDGWKEPKEFTFTREEIHVESVESYVLPKKDASPTVLYMKVKTFQKATTDEVRSAVGKAERENPDLAGIIMDLRNNPGGLLDQAVKLSDGFMNHGTIVATRGRSTEDSEKVEAQEDEPISDKPLILLINQGSASASEIVSGALRDHRALLIGDRTFGKGSVQKLYPLPDNGALKLTIAQYLTPNDVSIQSIGIQPDIFVYGANVGQKKARVGKPVKHMLEADLKNAFTEWGSTDSKSQPIAEVQYYQASAQQQDPDEEPDGELMGDTPHNQQKSFAELSTEEKVVRLEEDFMVSLAKSVIGDVPAEQRGGADREILKKAAFPAIEKANKKEQEKLAEAMKNVGVDWSEGQRPEKGSLTVTMDGDFSLTAGDSSKIKISVKNSGKNPAHRIWGRTKSDNPILDGLDFIFGKIMPGEEKSWTTEVKAPKSLPSRWDPVTISLLSDKEEGAGEGLGGVVARGSVPPRYAYSYGFSDTNPEKKYSGNCSIDPGDLIELKMKVFNRGEGASAKTEVNLRAEGENERIYMKAARRTLENLSPGDSREAPMTFEFKKADDEGKFKVIVSVSDTESGSAINDELVFTVGDKCLKSEDRFPPLMAITTPPLRTTAKKIKVDLKVSDDSAVKELYAYLGEKKIAYKNAGLTKNFDTSIEVKLEEGSNILVITASDDKNITTTRSFMIYHAKEGGEVAARLKAVNE from the coding sequence GTGAAACGTCGCAGTTTAGCTTTACTGGCGGTTGTAGCCACTCTTTTGCTGGCCACTTCCGCGTGGACCTTTACCCAGTCAGGAATGGGACGAGTCTTTCATGCGGTCGGCGACCCGTACCCCAGGATAACCCATCAGGTATTCGCCTACGTAGAGGGGCGGTACGTCGATCCGGAGCGCGCGGACCCCGCGAAAATGACAGAGGGGGCGTTCAAGGCCCTGGAAACCAGTTTCCCCCCGGTCATCATCGACAGGGACTCTAAAACCGCCAGGGTCAACGTCGCGGGGAAGGTCAGGGAGATCGACATCTCACAGGCCACCACCATGCTAGGCGCGGCCCAGTCGCTAAACGAGGTCCTCGATTTCGTTGCAGGGGAACTGCAGGGCTCCGAGAAGAAAGACGACGTCTACTACACCGCCTTCAACGGCGCGGTCTCGGAGCTGGACCCCCACTCCAACGTCATAAATCCCAAGCAGTTCAAGGATTTCATGGTCGGAACGCAGGGGAGCTTCGGCGGGATAGGCTTCGTCTTCGGCCTTCGCGACGGACAGATGTCGATTATAAACCCGATCCCCAACACCCCCGCCGACAGGGCCGGGCTAAAAGCCGGCGACCGCATAATCTTCATCGACGGCGAGCCGACGATAAACATGCCTCTGGATACCGCCAAATGGAAGATGAGGGGCGAACCCGGAACACAGGTCACTCTGACCCTGGAGCGCGACGGCTGGAAGGAACCGAAGGAATTCACCTTTACCAGAGAAGAGATACACGTCGAGAGCGTCGAGAGCTACGTGCTTCCCAAAAAAGACGCTTCCCCGACGGTTCTCTACATGAAGGTCAAGACCTTCCAGAAGGCCACCACAGACGAGGTGCGCTCCGCCGTAGGAAAGGCCGAGCGGGAGAATCCCGATCTCGCCGGAATCATCATGGACCTGCGCAACAATCCCGGCGGGCTCCTCGACCAGGCGGTAAAGCTTTCCGACGGATTCATGAACCACGGCACGATAGTCGCCACCCGCGGCAGAAGCACCGAGGACAGCGAAAAGGTGGAGGCTCAGGAGGACGAGCCAATCTCCGACAAGCCTCTCATCCTCCTCATAAATCAGGGCAGCGCCTCCGCCTCCGAGATCGTCTCGGGAGCGCTTCGCGACCATCGCGCCCTCCTCATTGGCGACAGAACCTTCGGCAAAGGCTCCGTCCAGAAGCTCTATCCGCTTCCCGACAACGGCGCCCTGAAGCTCACGATCGCCCAGTATCTCACCCCCAACGACGTGTCGATACAGTCCATCGGCATACAGCCGGATATCTTCGTTTACGGGGCGAACGTCGGCCAAAAGAAGGCTCGCGTCGGAAAGCCGGTAAAACATATGCTGGAGGCTGACCTTAAAAACGCCTTCACGGAGTGGGGGAGCACCGATTCAAAGAGCCAGCCCATAGCCGAGGTTCAGTATTATCAGGCGAGCGCCCAGCAGCAGGATCCGGACGAAGAACCCGACGGCGAACTTATGGGCGATACCCCCCACAACCAGCAAAAGAGCTTCGCCGAGCTTTCCACCGAGGAGAAGGTAGTCCGCCTCGAAGAAGACTTCATGGTTTCACTGGCCAAGTCGGTCATCGGAGACGTTCCGGCGGAACAGCGGGGCGGCGCGGACAGGGAAATCCTCAAGAAGGCGGCCTTTCCGGCGATAGAGAAAGCGAACAAGAAAGAGCAGGAAAAACTCGCCGAGGCCATGAAGAACGTCGGTGTGGACTGGAGCGAGGGGCAAAGGCCCGAGAAGGGCTCTCTGACCGTAACCATGGACGGGGATTTCAGCCTTACCGCAGGGGATTCCTCGAAGATAAAGATCTCCGTGAAAAACAGCGGCAAGAATCCGGCCCACCGCATCTGGGGAAGGACCAAGTCCGACAACCCGATACTGGACGGCCTCGATTTCATCTTCGGCAAGATCATGCCCGGAGAGGAAAAAAGCTGGACCACCGAAGTCAAGGCCCCCAAATCCCTTCCGTCCAGATGGGACCCGGTCACCATATCTCTTCTCTCGGACAAGGAAGAAGGGGCCGGAGAAGGGCTCGGCGGGGTAGTCGCAAGAGGCTCCGTGCCTCCCCGTTACGCTTACTCCTACGGGTTCTCCGACACGAACCCGGAAAAGAAGTACTCGGGCAATTGCTCCATAGACCCGGGCGACCTTATTGAACTGAAGATGAAGGTCTTCAACCGGGGAGAGGGCGCTTCCGCCAAAACAGAGGTGAATCTTCGCGCCGAGGGCGAGAACGAGCGGATCTACATGAAAGCCGCGAGAAGAACCCTTGAGAACCTGAGTCCCGGCGATTCGAGGGAAGCCCCCATGACCTTTGAATTCAAAAAAGCCGACGACGAAGGGAAGTTCAAGGTAATAGTCTCCGTTTCCGACACCGAAAGCGGCTCGGCCATAAACGACGAACTCGTCTTCACCGTCGGGGACAAGTGCCTTAAGAGCGAGGACAGATTTCCCCCTCTGATGGCGATAACCACTCCTCCGCTTCGGACGACCGCCAAAAAGATCAAGGTGGATCTGAAGGTCAGCGACGATTCCGCGGTTAAGGAACTGTACGCCTATCTGGGCGAAAAGAAGATCGCCTACAAAAACGCCGGACTTACAAAAAATTTCGACACTTCGATAGAGGTTAAACTCGAGGAAGGGTCGAACATACTCGTCATAACCGCTTCGGATGACAAGAACATCACCACGACCAGGTCTTTCATGATCTACCACGCCAAAGAGGGCGGGGAAGTGGCGGCCAGATTAAAGGCCGTTAACGAGTAA
- a CDS encoding HNH endonuclease, which yields MDKKETGGDFFFLPCAGEEEIAREKRKARELRASQWWKNRRAAGVCHYCKKEFPPRDLTMDHLVPLIRGGKTTRANVVPCCPECNARKKYMLPIEWAEYMDSLEKS from the coding sequence ATGGATAAAAAAGAGACAGGCGGCGATTTTTTCTTCCTCCCCTGCGCGGGCGAGGAAGAAATTGCCAGAGAAAAGCGCAAGGCCCGCGAGCTTCGCGCTTCCCAGTGGTGGAAGAACCGCAGGGCGGCGGGGGTTTGCCATTACTGCAAAAAAGAGTTCCCGCCAAGGGACCTGACGATGGACCACCTCGTCCCTCTCATACGCGGGGGCAAGACGACCAGAGCTAATGTCGTCCCCTGCTGCCCGGAGTGCAACGCCCGGAAAAAATACATGCTTCCCATAGAGTGGGCGGAATACATGGACTCGCTGGAAAAGAGCTGA
- the purE gene encoding 5-(carboxyamino)imidazole ribonucleotide mutase, whose protein sequence is MADIRVLILMGSDSDYPVMQGAEEYLRKMGVGFDLRVSSAHRSPERTRKLVAEAEAGGVEVFICAAGMAAHLAGVVASETTKPVIGVPVDASPLGGLDALLSTVQMPPGIPVATVAIGKGGAINAAALACRILALSDEKLSGALQNEKKAMSEGVEKKDSKLQSKRSASA, encoded by the coding sequence ATGGCTGACATAAGAGTGCTTATCCTGATGGGCTCCGACTCCGATTACCCGGTAATGCAGGGGGCGGAAGAGTATCTCCGGAAGATGGGAGTAGGCTTCGACCTTCGGGTCAGCAGCGCGCACCGCAGCCCCGAACGGACGAGAAAGCTTGTCGCGGAGGCGGAAGCGGGCGGGGTCGAGGTTTTCATCTGCGCCGCGGGCATGGCGGCCCACCTTGCCGGAGTGGTCGCCTCAGAGACGACAAAACCCGTCATCGGCGTTCCCGTTGACGCCTCGCCGCTCGGCGGGCTCGACGCGCTTTTGTCCACCGTCCAGATGCCCCCCGGAATCCCCGTCGCGACCGTTGCGATAGGAAAGGGCGGGGCGATAAACGCCGCCGCTCTGGCCTGCCGTATACTGGCCCTCTCGGACGAGAAGCTCTCGGGAGCGCTTCAAAACGAGAAAAAAGCCATGTCTGAAGGCGTTGAAAAAAAAGATTCAAAACTTCAGAGTAAACGTTCAGCATCCGCTTGA
- a CDS encoding aminopeptidase P family protein, which translates to MLGLPWFKKEEFEKRVERLQRILGEQKLEGVLLTHRINRYYFTGTAQMGYVLITPGGEPLVFCRKDFDRAGVESVWPVEPLPSVRDLPALITTRLGKIPSPLGVEMELLPVTQFDRLQKSFPNTQFADSSHAIMLTRAVKSETELSAIKNSAEMVRIGAGTVPSVLREGMTELELAAEVEYAMRKAGHAGYTPMRGYNQWLFYGHVMAGESAAEASGYDMPTSGRGLSPLLGQASSQRAIRAGEPVSVDLVGNCGGYLSDQTRLFSLGKINEPFEAAFEASRRIQEEVAKSARPGVIAGNLFKLAVTLAEKTPYFDNFLGEGDKVSFVGHGIGLEVDEYPFLANKFPMALEEGMVFALEPKFIFRGKGVAGIEDTYVVRADGAELVTSSPRELIVI; encoded by the coding sequence ATGCTCGGGTTGCCCTGGTTCAAGAAAGAGGAGTTTGAAAAAAGGGTAGAAAGGCTTCAGAGAATTCTCGGGGAGCAAAAGCTCGAAGGGGTTCTCCTTACCCACCGCATCAACCGCTACTACTTCACCGGCACCGCCCAGATGGGCTACGTCCTCATAACGCCCGGCGGGGAGCCTCTGGTCTTTTGCCGGAAAGATTTCGACCGCGCCGGGGTCGAGAGCGTCTGGCCGGTGGAGCCGCTCCCCAGCGTACGCGACCTTCCCGCGCTCATCACGACGCGCCTCGGAAAGATTCCCTCTCCCCTCGGCGTCGAGATGGAGCTTTTGCCCGTCACACAGTTCGATCGCCTCCAAAAGAGCTTCCCCAACACACAATTCGCGGATTCTTCTCACGCCATAATGCTCACCCGCGCCGTAAAGAGCGAAACGGAGCTTTCGGCGATTAAAAATTCGGCCGAAATGGTGCGCATCGGCGCGGGAACGGTTCCCTCGGTCCTCAGGGAGGGAATGACCGAGCTTGAGCTTGCAGCCGAGGTCGAATACGCGATGCGAAAGGCCGGTCACGCCGGTTACACCCCGATGAGAGGGTACAACCAGTGGCTCTTTTACGGCCACGTAATGGCCGGGGAGTCGGCCGCCGAGGCCAGCGGCTACGATATGCCCACCTCCGGCAGGGGGCTTTCGCCGCTTTTGGGGCAGGCTTCGAGCCAGAGGGCGATTCGCGCCGGAGAACCCGTCTCGGTAGATCTCGTTGGCAATTGCGGAGGATACCTGAGCGACCAGACGAGGCTCTTTTCTCTCGGAAAGATTAACGAGCCCTTCGAGGCCGCCTTCGAGGCCTCGCGGCGCATTCAGGAGGAGGTGGCTAAAAGCGCCAGACCCGGCGTGATAGCGGGGAACCTTTTCAAACTGGCCGTCACTCTGGCCGAAAAGACGCCTTACTTCGACAATTTCCTGGGGGAGGGCGACAAGGTTTCCTTTGTCGGCCACGGCATCGGCCTGGAGGTGGACGAATACCCCTTCCTCGCCAACAAATTTCCGATGGCGTTGGAGGAGGGGATGGTCTTCGCCCTCGAACCCAAGTTCATCTTCCGGGGAAAGGGAGTAGCGGGAATCGAGGACACCTACGTGGTGCGGGCGGACGGAGCGGAGCTCGTTACCTCCTCGCCGAGAGAATTAATCGTCATATAG
- the der gene encoding ribosome biogenesis GTPase Der, whose amino-acid sequence MSLVAIVGRPNVGKSTLFNRLVRRKVAIVEDVPGVTRDRNYATAEIDGKRVTLVDTGGLEPYSEDALTGSMASQVEQAVSEADLILFVADAHEGVLPLDREIAEFLRKRSSDVLLVVNKVDGPKHEDMVTDFYALGFQAILPVSAEHNLGISDLRSEIADRFPEAEEVTGEEGEEESVRVAVLGRPNTGKSSFVNAILGAERVIVSPIAGTTRDAIDTQVEVKGKAYTLIDTAGIRRKSRVETGVERWSVLKALKAIDRAEVCLLMVDAVEGVSDQDLKILDLIVRGGRGVIICLNKWDIVDKDHMTFDHTRKEIAHMLGPHRHIPVISMSALTGMRVEKVFELVDKVHEDLGRRITTSKLNDFMEAAMRELPPPMVGKKRTRIYYATQVSTKPPAFAAFSSYPEGIPKHYERYLVNKFRDTFGFEGVPLRMYFRKRKRSGENEGED is encoded by the coding sequence ATGAGCCTCGTAGCCATAGTCGGAAGGCCGAACGTCGGCAAGTCCACGCTTTTCAACAGGCTTGTCCGCAGGAAGGTGGCTATTGTCGAGGACGTTCCCGGCGTCACCCGCGACCGCAACTACGCCACGGCCGAAATCGACGGCAAGAGGGTCACCCTCGTCGATACCGGAGGGCTCGAACCCTACTCGGAAGACGCCCTCACCGGCTCGATGGCGAGCCAGGTCGAGCAGGCGGTAAGCGAGGCCGACCTCATACTGTTCGTCGCCGACGCCCACGAAGGCGTCCTTCCCCTGGACAGGGAGATCGCGGAATTCCTGCGCAAGCGCTCCAGCGACGTACTTCTGGTGGTAAACAAGGTCGATGGCCCGAAGCACGAGGACATGGTAACGGATTTCTACGCGCTGGGGTTTCAGGCCATACTTCCGGTGAGCGCCGAGCACAACCTCGGCATCTCGGACCTGAGGAGCGAGATTGCCGACAGGTTTCCGGAAGCCGAAGAGGTTACCGGCGAAGAGGGCGAGGAGGAGAGCGTCCGGGTCGCCGTCCTCGGAAGGCCCAACACCGGCAAGTCGAGCTTCGTCAACGCCATCCTCGGCGCCGAAAGGGTCATCGTAAGCCCGATAGCGGGCACCACCCGGGACGCCATCGACACCCAGGTGGAGGTCAAGGGGAAAGCCTATACCCTCATCGACACGGCGGGCATCCGAAGAAAGAGCAGGGTCGAGACCGGGGTCGAGCGCTGGAGCGTGCTCAAGGCGCTTAAGGCGATTGACCGCGCCGAGGTTTGCCTCCTGATGGTGGACGCCGTGGAAGGGGTCTCCGACCAGGACCTCAAGATTCTCGATCTTATCGTGCGCGGCGGCAGGGGCGTAATAATCTGCCTGAACAAGTGGGATATCGTGGACAAGGATCACATGACCTTCGACCACACCAGAAAAGAGATCGCCCACATGCTCGGGCCTCACAGGCACATACCGGTAATCTCCATGTCGGCCCTCACGGGAATGCGCGTGGAGAAGGTCTTCGAGCTTGTCGACAAGGTTCACGAGGACCTCGGAAGGCGCATAACCACCAGCAAGCTCAACGATTTCATGGAAGCTGCTATGCGCGAGCTTCCCCCTCCGATGGTGGGAAAGAAGCGGACCCGCATCTACTACGCGACCCAGGTTTCCACCAAGCCCCCGGCCTTCGCCGCCTTTTCGAGCTACCCGGAAGGGATTCCGAAGCATTACGAGCGCTACCTCGTGAACAAATTCCGTGATACCTTCGGTTTCGAGGGCGTTCCGCTCCGCATGTATTTCAGAAAGAGAAAGCGCTCCGGCGAAAACGAGGGCGAAGACTAA
- the purD gene encoding phosphoribosylamine--glycine ligase, translating into MKVLVIGSGGREHALVWKLSKSPRVRKIFAAPGNAGTALLAENVNIGSEDLPGLLKFAKENKIDLTLVGPEAPLTLGIVDLFKENGLRVFGPSKFAAQLEGSKSFSKQAMMRFGVPTAEYAEFTDPAAAKEYIRKKSVPIVVKADGLAAGKGVIVALTEKEALDAVDSIMVAKEFGDAGNLLVVEEFLEGEEASFLAFCDGRTVVPMDSSQDHKRAYDGDAGPNTGGMGAYCPAPVVTPELFDEIMEKVMKPMVEGMAREGHPYVGILYGGIMIKDGRPKVLEFNCRFGDPECQPLVIRLKSDLVEVIEACLEGRLHEITLEWDPRATVCVVMASEGYPGNYPKGVPIEGLDEAAKIPDVVVFHAGTKEVNGKIVTNGGRVLGVTALGSTVAEAIENAYRAVKVIHWPGAHYRTDIGRKALKS; encoded by the coding sequence ATGAAGGTACTGGTAATCGGCTCGGGGGGCAGGGAACACGCCCTCGTCTGGAAGCTCTCCAAAAGCCCCAGGGTGAGGAAAATTTTCGCCGCGCCGGGCAACGCGGGAACGGCCCTTCTGGCCGAAAACGTAAATATCGGCTCGGAAGATCTTCCGGGGCTTCTAAAATTCGCGAAAGAAAACAAAATCGACCTGACTCTGGTGGGGCCGGAAGCGCCGCTCACCCTCGGCATAGTCGATCTTTTCAAGGAAAACGGCCTCCGGGTCTTCGGGCCGTCGAAGTTCGCCGCTCAACTCGAGGGGTCGAAGTCCTTCTCGAAGCAGGCGATGATGAGATTCGGCGTGCCGACGGCGGAATACGCCGAGTTCACCGATCCCGCCGCCGCGAAGGAATACATCCGCAAAAAATCTGTTCCGATAGTGGTAAAGGCCGATGGCCTGGCCGCGGGCAAGGGCGTAATCGTGGCGCTTACCGAGAAGGAAGCCCTCGACGCTGTGGATTCCATCATGGTCGCAAAAGAATTCGGCGACGCCGGAAACCTCCTCGTGGTCGAAGAGTTTCTGGAAGGGGAGGAGGCCAGTTTCCTTGCCTTCTGCGACGGCAGGACGGTAGTGCCGATGGATTCGAGTCAGGATCACAAAAGGGCATACGACGGCGACGCCGGCCCCAACACCGGCGGCATGGGCGCTTACTGTCCCGCCCCTGTCGTCACGCCCGAGCTCTTTGACGAGATAATGGAAAAAGTCATGAAGCCGATGGTCGAGGGAATGGCCCGCGAGGGGCATCCTTACGTCGGCATCCTCTATGGCGGCATAATGATAAAGGACGGCAGGCCCAAGGTGCTGGAGTTCAACTGCCGCTTTGGAGACCCTGAGTGCCAGCCCCTCGTCATACGGCTTAAAAGCGATCTCGTAGAGGTAATCGAGGCCTGCCTCGAAGGGCGGCTTCACGAAATAACGCTCGAATGGGACCCGAGGGCTACGGTTTGCGTTGTAATGGCCTCCGAAGGGTATCCGGGCAACTATCCAAAGGGCGTTCCCATCGAAGGGCTCGACGAAGCCGCCAAAATTCCGGACGTAGTCGTCTTTCACGCCGGTACGAAGGAAGTAAACGGTAAGATAGTGACCAACGGCGGCAGGGTGCTGGGCGTCACGGCTCTCGGCTCCACGGTGGCGGAGGCGATAGAGAACGCCTACAGGGCCGTAAAGGTTATCCACTGGCCCGGCGCGCACTACAGGACCGACATCGGCAGGAAAGCTCTAAAATCTTGA
- a CDS encoding response regulator, with protein MNPEKVLVVDDNVDNADLLAEHLKSVGYEVEVAHDGVEALEKVESFNPDLVVLDVVMPRMDGFEVCRRIKSNPATNSIPVILLTSKADVPDKEKGLGIGADDYMTKPFNPRELAARVRMLIKRRQGEAKRVVREKMGALGLMAEGVAHEVRNPMVAIGGFARRIHMALPPTDPLREYTTHIIQEVERLENMVNAIVSFKTLIAEPRTPINLVDVAKWAIEGKKEQLEKAKVKATVEAGKGETVIFGDGKNLKLALEALIENSVEAMDHGGEIKIEIDPSRKDKILINVSDNGRGIAPNDLDHVFDPFFTSKMSGAGMGLTMVHRIVGHHQGEVYIRSELGKGTVVTIELPRGMTCEI; from the coding sequence ATGAATCCTGAAAAAGTTCTGGTGGTGGACGACAATGTCGATAACGCCGATCTCCTTGCGGAGCACCTCAAATCCGTCGGTTACGAAGTCGAGGTGGCCCACGACGGCGTAGAGGCTCTGGAGAAGGTAGAATCGTTCAACCCCGATCTCGTCGTCCTCGACGTCGTCATGCCGAGAATGGACGGCTTCGAGGTCTGCAGGCGCATAAAATCCAATCCCGCTACAAACTCCATTCCCGTAATTCTCCTTACCTCCAAGGCCGACGTTCCCGACAAGGAAAAAGGGCTCGGCATCGGCGCGGACGACTACATGACCAAGCCCTTCAACCCCCGGGAGCTTGCGGCGAGAGTGAGGATGCTCATAAAGCGCAGGCAGGGCGAGGCCAAGCGCGTCGTGAGGGAAAAGATGGGCGCCCTCGGGCTGATGGCGGAGGGAGTCGCCCACGAGGTCAGAAACCCGATGGTGGCCATCGGCGGCTTCGCGCGGCGAATCCACATGGCGCTTCCGCCCACCGATCCCCTGCGCGAGTACACCACCCACATCATTCAGGAGGTCGAGAGGCTGGAGAACATGGTCAACGCCATCGTCTCCTTCAAGACCCTGATCGCGGAGCCAAGAACCCCGATAAATCTCGTGGACGTGGCGAAATGGGCGATAGAGGGGAAAAAAGAACAGCTTGAAAAGGCGAAGGTGAAGGCTACGGTCGAAGCCGGAAAAGGGGAGACGGTCATTTTCGGCGACGGCAAGAACCTCAAGCTGGCCCTGGAAGCCCTCATAGAGAACTCCGTAGAGGCGATGGACCACGGCGGAGAGATCAAAATTGAGATAGACCCCTCCCGGAAAGACAAAATACTGATCAACGTCTCCGACAACGGGCGCGGCATAGCCCCCAACGACCTAGACCACGTCTTCGACCCCTTCTTCACCTCCAAGATGTCCGGTGCGGGGATGGGCCTTACCATGGTTCACCGCATCGTGGGCCACCACCAGGGGGAGGTCTACATCCGCAGCGAGCTGGGCAAGGGCACGGTCGTAACCATCGAACTTCCCAGGGGCATGACTTGCGAGATATGA
- a CDS encoding GTPase Era has protein sequence MLESGNGITHCGFVALIGRPNVGKSTLLNKILGEKIVITSRKPQTTRNSIKGIINHKSSQIVIFDTPGVHEGAKLINRYMARRALSTLSEVDLVLFLVDAKDGVRDEDRMLAEKISEAKVPVFVVVNKSDVREGAGGEFSQLLPSSEVFEVSALSGKGTGELLDAMSAAMPENPACYPEDYLTDRPERFIAQEFIREKVFELTGEELPYSVAVTIELWEEKPEQDLNVIHATIHVERDSQKAIIIGKGGTLIKEIGKRARMDLEKLLGTRVFLDLHVGVEKNWTKDPVQLKRFGYGEADA, from the coding sequence ATGTTGGAAAGCGGCAACGGTATTACTCACTGCGGCTTCGTGGCTCTCATAGGGCGTCCGAACGTCGGAAAATCGACTCTGCTGAACAAGATACTGGGCGAAAAGATCGTGATAACGTCCAGAAAGCCCCAGACCACAAGAAACAGCATAAAGGGGATAATCAACCACAAAAGCTCCCAGATAGTCATCTTCGACACCCCCGGAGTCCACGAGGGGGCGAAGCTGATCAACAGGTACATGGCCCGCCGGGCGCTTTCGACCCTCTCCGAGGTCGATCTGGTTCTTTTTCTGGTCGATGCGAAGGACGGAGTGAGGGATGAAGACCGGATGCTGGCCGAGAAGATCTCCGAAGCCAAAGTCCCAGTCTTTGTCGTGGTCAACAAAAGCGACGTAAGGGAGGGGGCGGGCGGGGAGTTTTCGCAGCTTCTTCCTTCCTCCGAGGTCTTCGAGGTAAGCGCCCTCAGCGGAAAGGGCACAGGGGAACTGCTCGACGCCATGTCCGCGGCCATGCCGGAAAATCCAGCCTGTTACCCGGAGGACTACCTCACCGACAGGCCGGAGCGCTTCATCGCCCAGGAATTCATCAGGGAAAAGGTCTTTGAGCTCACCGGCGAGGAACTCCCCTACAGCGTCGCCGTCACCATCGAACTGTGGGAGGAAAAGCCGGAGCAGGACCTCAACGTCATACACGCGACCATCCACGTAGAACGAGACAGCCAGAAGGCGATAATCATAGGGAAGGGCGGCACTCTCATCAAGGAAATCGGCAAGAGGGCCCGCATGGACCTCGAAAAACTCCTCGGCACTCGAGTCTTTCTGGACCTTCACGTCGGGGTCGAGAAAAACTGGACGAAAGACCCCGTGCAGCTTAAGCGGTTCGGTTACGGCGAGGCCGACGCATGA